A genomic region of Notamacropus eugenii isolate mMacEug1 chromosome 3, mMacEug1.pri_v2, whole genome shotgun sequence contains the following coding sequences:
- the LOC140534686 gene encoding galectin-1-like, whose product MANEMIATNLDLQPGVCIKVVGDVHPEAKCFRVNLGKDELNLALHFNPRFNACDDTNTIICNSRQEGSWGTEQRETNFPFLPGTKVEVCMTFEGSQFIVRLPDGSQITFPNRLNLETINFLQVSGDFKLKTLQFE is encoded by the exons ATGGCCAAT GAAATGATTGCCACTAACTTGGACCTCCAACCTGGAGTGTGTATAAAAGTAGTGGGAGATGTACACCCTGAGGCAAAGTG CTTTAGGGTGAACCTGGGCAAAGATGAACTTAACCTTGCCCTGCATTTCAACCCACGCTTCAATGCCTGTGATGACACCAACACCATCATCTGCAACTCCAGGCAGGAAGGTTCATGGGGCACAGAGCAAAGGGAGACTAACTTCCCCTTTTTGCCAGGGACCAAGGTAGAG GTTTGTATGACTTTTGAAGGCAGTCAGTTTATTGTGAGGCTGCCTGATGGCTCTCAGATCACTTTCCCGAATCGACTTAACCTGGAAACAATCAACTTCTTGCAAGTTAGTGGTGACTTCAAGCTCAAAACGCTGCAATTCGAATGA